One Rhizoctonia solani chromosome 3, complete sequence genomic region harbors:
- a CDS encoding major facilitator superfamily transporter, with product MSGSVDTEKKGSPISEPEVLSVERRTEDDSVDRIYDTKSELVNQCLQNEIGMGRYQWELFLLSGFGWMADNIWLQGVAIILPSIEREMQPEHIAFATLSLYVGLIVGATTWGILADIIGRRLSWNITLFLSGVFGIAAGGSHNFVTLGSLVACLGFGIGGNLPVDGALFLEFIPGSHQWLLTLLSAWWSFGQLTASLIAWGFISRYSCTNDTSQPCPVNENQGWRYTFYTLGAMTFLMFLARYAIFNLQESPKYLLAKGRDQEAIEVLQYVARRNSRTITLTLEQFQAVNDRYGSSEQLATSRTGAGAFVHALKGFDLSHVKPLFSTPTLALNTSLTIACWALIGLAYPLYNAFLPIYLNQRSVSQGSGTIDETYRNYSIVSVLGIPGSIIACIMVDWTRGSGKWSFGGRKFAMAISTCLTGVFLFLFTQAKNEAGVLGFNCASTLTQNAMYGVLYAYTPEVFPAPHRGTGDAICSAINRITGLMAPIIATYGDLTSNAPLFVAASLFLVTSLLMLFLPIETAGKAAI from the exons ATGTCTGGCTCTGTAGACACGGAAAAGAAAGGTTCCCCTATATCGGAGCCAGAGGTTCTGTCGGTCGAACGTCGAACTGAAGATGATTCTGTGGACAGGATATACGATACCAAAAGCGAACTTG TAAACCAATGCCTTCAGAACGA AATTGGCATGGGAAGATACCAATGGGAGCTCTTTCTCTTATCTGGTTTTGGTTGGATGGCCGATA ATATCTGGTTACAGGGAGTTGCGATCATTCTTCCTTCGATAGAACGAGAGATGCAGCCA GAACACATCGCGTTTGCGACCTTGTCTCTGTACGTCGGTCTCATAGTGGGGGCTACAACTTGG GGTATTCTCGCCGACATTATCGGCCGTCGACTTTCTTGGAAC ATTACTCTGTTCTTATCTGGTGTGTTCGGCATCGCTGCCGGAGGCTCGCATAACTTCGTGACTCTAGGCTCCCTTGTTGCGTGCCTTG GTTTTGGTATTGGAGGAAA CCTTCCTGTAGACGGAGCATTGTTCTTAGAGTTCATTCCAGGATCTCACCAGTGGCTCCTGACCCTACTCTCAGCATGGTGGTCTTTCGGGCAACTCACTGCCTCACTCATTGCTTGGGGGTTTATTTCACGCTATTCTTGCACCAACGATACATCGCAGCCATGCCCAGTCAATGAGAACCAAGGATGGCGTTACACATT CTACACCCTAGGGGCCATGACCTTCCTGATGTTCTTGGCTCGCTACGCTATTTTCAACCTACAGGAATCCCCTAAATATTTGCTGGCTAAAGGTCGTGATCAAGAAGCTATTGAA GTACTTCAATATGTTGCAAGGCGAAACAGCCGCACTATCACGTTAACTCTTGAGCAATTCCAAGCTGTTAACGACCGCTATGGAAGTTCAGAGCAATTGGCTACGAGCCGTACTGGCGCTGGCGCTTTTGTACACGCTCTGAAGGGATTCGATCTTTCACACGTCAAG CCTCTTTTCTCAACGCCAACACTTGCGTTGAACAC ATCTTTGACTATTGCTTGTTGGGCCCTGATTGGTCTCGCATACCCTCTATACAATGCATTCCTCCCTATATATCTTAACCAACGTTCAGTTTCTCAAGGGTCGGGGACTATCGACGAGACCTACCGAAATTATAGCATTGTATCCGTTCT TGGTATCCCTGGGTCTATCATTGCT TGCATTATGGTTGACTGGACACGCGGTAGTGGTAAATGGTCGTTTGGTGGGCGAAAATTCGCCATGGCAATTTCGACTTGCCTGACGGGTGTCTTCTTGTTCCTCTTCACCCAAGCTAAA AATGAAgctggggtccttggattTAATTGTGCAAGTACATTGACTCAAAATGCGATGTACGGAGTA TTGTATGCGTATACCCCTGAGGTATTCCCTGCTCCCCATCGTGGCACGGGCGATGCCATCTGCTCGGCAATCAATCGTATTACAGGTTTAATGGCACCGATCA TCGCAACCTATGGGGATCTTACCTCGAATGCACCACTCTTTGTGGCCGCATCGCTCTTTTTGGTTACTTCGTTATTGATGCTGTTCCTACCTATTGAG ACCGCTGGAAAGGCCGCAATATAG
- a CDS encoding structural constituent of cell wall: MWRRPFMSLAQKLLGKWILNAEQRGGWRWEHSWLSSWPIKKSTQGIMQLLRHLFIPVESSRARSTSFECGVARGWKRDIPAHHFPARRGITTFFFRFPLPLTSPASVDFGSGLAKIRYEIRASASVAWKGEMRLVTDTQEVQVVESAVQEVESAGTVVGESGKVWMQGKVLGGAVIAGQTCCIELHVKNHSPRKTAGVNVTLQRMLHLDNPPPQHANLILSDTLVTAAFHSAEYCCPPGLEGVAKLVVNVPRNARTVKGGSRESGEAGADKTIPALFDIRGSVSVRLCMGVGAKDLVLNLPVVISHPSASAPEAQSLGLPNQDPALSRASSPHTLYEPPRSPFPPSQSPVQSQPTGYSSYPLAASPTLPYTQLYFPPPSPQIPHILSQFPAPPTSPGLPISPILPMSPMHPMSPVHPMSPVHPMSPVHPMSPALSIPPGPSMSPSPSTTPAPGYPRTTSPVHAYQNHPHLQQPEVYSPPRSPLPSTAPKSPQSPRRALPQPPQRKPQSKPRESMSNVPPPLPPRPTSAEPHIHEVGVNLPPNGGPLSPAAGRIQAAAEVPDPVEGKGTRASRVSEHLKMSSRTRSVSPTGRRFPGPPSHPASAEMPVPESIADTELGILSPQLAKSPLPGAVLRGKNADHGAVIGQIQGSEPIAVENEVEKSGIKGAREARRVSRKSPERSPRKSEQQSQPPPGPRGGRENRSPGRALPQPPVRVENGPKDAPATPTPAPSTERPPTSPRKKLPHSASAPTVTPSTSRPPPPVFNPLQPMSTGLTALERRLTIRPEQSPLPPTSPTRKPKPIIPAFAVPEIPAASFEKPKPPIVRKPVPSVDGNEDLPILPERKTPASSRPPSPRGDPIPVAEAKPLVRYELTDGPMPKVVTDLGTVGPPTSTIQSPVRSPSRPSAQLHGKPSTRPPSYSVVQPPQEPHNKSPGTSSRSRPGSLPPSTQPISPVQISSPEPDPPSPHTSSPHISQAKPLVRYELSDNPMPKASPQPGTPKIAETTQLPSQPSVQANRAPTQRASAPSRPLPDYFSQATSTPLQSRPTSRPASVEATSSPITESKPLVRYELTDNPMPKAAPRPKAPEPAPAPARALVQAPARQPNAPATPWPIPASRPQPATAPPQPQVQGGTRHPPFTTVSTPVIETQPLGPSELPYEPITLIPAEPEVPNVTRDVPQSPVRSPRKPVEPTPFPQEEPSQASASPTRPKPLAPATSPMVPNHVPRYQLSDGPVSKPAVRYQLTDPPVSKPSTAGPSPIPTSGPEAILTSHRANLRPVSSTKPPPQPKARPRTPPSPIPAASVPLPQSPVKPIAPSRPIAAPRPPPPPFPRSGDRIVDHLPPMQAQPSSPKRQDPGPRRPHPKESQTRPIVPIESDVFGGEQRRASDPQRAGGESQAAQKAKYFESLAVMKRNDSSEKPTVSPQKTRQILQPQQANTHKPIVGTRHAQAQIRSLPTQPQSPPRMTPVRTVHSPVEILAPRPIPSPQASPILNRNLPLRSPSPVFTANPVPPTLPTARSLIPITSSGFEVPVILPGRDARERADAALREAELFRLKREAITRVPMWLGNEYTPQAPPPTRVIRSSDMNGLPLQSYWDVQLSTHEEPTMEELLSRESTPVGRVAYDPQLKHPRPRPVSSRPPALMPSDRELIDKHNIQQSARGGRGGQVTSVTSIWENGKDGSTAAPASERKHQAKRYTAPMGMFGITAKGVSPSEGTSTGMIKSTSVPAMIHTGQAVPILSSTASLARPVGSSGNRTRMMSFAPSIPESQSDDALVRKASQTSDNIPVGQAKLKELIGKYQS, from the exons ATGTGGCGTCGTCCTTTTATGTCGCTGGCTCAGAAATTGCTGGGAAAATGGATCTTGAATGCAGAACAGAGAGGGGGCTGGCGCTGGGAACACTCATGGTTGAGCTCATGGCCTATCAAG AAATCAACTCAAGGGATCATGCAGCTACTTCGACATTTATTCATACCCGTAGAATCTTCCAGGGCCAGGTCTACCTCCTTCGAATGCGGTGTTGCCAGAGGATGGAAAAGGGACATTCCAGCTCATCACTTCCCAGCTCGTCGTGGCATCACCACGTTCTTTTTCCGGTTTCCGTTACCTTTAACATCGCCAGCTTCGGTCGACTTTGGATCAGGACTCGCGAAAATTCGATACGAGATTCGAGCTAGTGCCTCTGTTGCCTGGAAAGGAGAGATGCGTTTAGTAACAGACACTCAAGAAGTGCAGGTTGTAGAGAGTGCCGTGCAGGAAGTCGAGTCGGCAGGAACAGTTGTTGGAGAAAGTGGAAAGGTTTGGATGCAGGGCAAGGTGCTGGGAGGCGCCGTGATCGCAGGACAAACGTGTTGCATCGAGCTCCACGTAAAAAACCATTCACCAAGAAAG ACAGCTGGGGTCAACGTGACTCTCCAGCGCATGCTCCACCTGGATAACCCACCCCCTCAGCACGCAAACCTGATATTGTCCGACACTCTGGTCACCGCAGCGTTCCACAGTGCTGAGTACTGCTGCCCTCCCGGGCTTGAGGGGGTTGCTAAGCTTGTCGTAAATGTGCCCCGAAATGCCAGGACGGTAAAAG GTGGCTCGCGAGAAAGCGGCGAGGCTGGTGCGGACAAGACAATTCCCGCATTATTTGACATTCGAGGATCAGTTAGCGTTAGATTGTGCATGGGTGTTGGGGC CAAGGATTTAGTATTGAATCTCCCGGTCGTGATTTCTCACCCATCCGCTTCAGCTCCTGAAGCACAGAGTTTAGGGCTGCCGAACCAAGACCCAGCGTTGTCGAGGGCCAGTTCTCCACATACTCTATACGAACCGCCGCGCTCACCCTTCCCGCCTTCTCAATCACCAGTACAATCTCAACCCACCGGATATTCGTCGTATCCCCTGGCAGCATCTCCCACATTGCCGTACACGCAATTATATTTTCCGCCCCCATCTCCTCAAATACCCCATATCTTGAGTCAGTTTCCGGCACCCCCTACCTCTCCTGGCTTACCCATATCTCCAATTCTACCAATGTCACCCATGCATCCTATGTCGCCCGTGCATCCTATGTCACCGGTGCACCCCATGTCGCCTGTACACCCCATGTCGCCCGCCTTGTCTATACCACCCGGCCCTTCAATGTCTCCCAGCCCATCTACAACGCCCGCCCCGGGCTATCCTCGCACAACGTCCCCAGTGCATGCCTACCAGAatcacccccacctccagCAACCCGAGGTGTACTCCCCCCCGAGGTCACCGCTACCCTCAACTGCCCCTAAATCTCCTCAGTCTCCTCGCAGGGCGTTGCCCCAACCTCCGCAACGAAAGCCCCAATCGAAACCTAGAGAGTCTATGTCCAACGTACCACCACCTCTACCGCCCCGCCCTACTAGCGCAGAGCCTCACATCCATGAAGTCGGTGTTAATTTACCTCCTAATGGTGGTCCTCTATCCCCTGCGGCAGGCCGCATACAGGCAGCTGCCGAAGTCCCAGACCCGGTGGAAGGTAAAGGGACGCGAGCATCGCGTGTATCGGAGCACCTGAAGATGTCGTCCCGAACGCGTTCTGTGTCTCCTACCGGGCGCCGATTCCCAGGTCCTCCAAGCCACCCTGCTTCAGCCGAGATGCCAGTTCCGGAATCTATTGCAGACACCGAGCTGGGTATCCTTAGTCCACAATTGGCGAAATCGCCACTTCCCGGGGCCGTGCTCCGCGGCAAAAATGCTGATCACGGTGCAGTAATAGGTCAGATCCAAGGCTCAGAACCGATAGCAGTGGAGAATGAGGTGGAAAAATCCGGGATCAAAGGCGCAAGGGAAGCCCGGCGCGTCAGTAGAAAATCGCCCGAGCGTTCTCCTAGGAAATCCGAACAGCAATCTCAGCCGCCACCAGGTCCTCGAGGGGGTAGAGAGAACCGCAGTCCAGGAAGAGCATTGCCCCAACCTCCGGTCCGCGTTGAAAACGGGCCAAAGGATGCTCCTGCAACTCCAACTCCGGCGCCATCGACTGAAAGGCCTCCAACCTCTCCTAGAAAGAAGCTTCCCCATAGCGCTAGTGCTCCCACAGTGACACCCAGTACGAGCCGTCCACCTCCCCCAGTATTTAACCCACTTCAGCCCATGTCGACTGGGTTGACTGCCCTGGAACGGCGTCTGACGATTAGACCAGAACAGTCGCCTCTTCCACCCACCTCACCCACCCGAAAGCCG AAACCTATTATACCTGCTTTCGCTGTGCCAGAAATACCTGCTGCTAGTTTTGAGAAGCCGAAACCTCCGATTGTTCGTAAACCTGTCCCATCTGTGGACGGAAACGAGGATCTTCCTATTTTACCAGAGCGTAAGACACCAGCAAGTTCTCGTCCGCCCTCTCCACGCGGTGATCCTATTCCAGTTGCCGAAGCTAAACCGCTGGTGCGGTATGAGCTAACAGATGGACCTATGCCCAAGGTTGTTACTGACTTGGGCACTGTGGGACCGCCGACAAGCACTATTCAATCGCCAGTTCGATCGCCTTCTAGACCATCTGCCCAGTTGCATGGGAAACCTTCCACACGACCACCCAGCTATTCTGTTGTTCAACCGCCTCAGGAACCCCATAACAAGTCGCCAGGTACTTCTTCGCGGTCCAGGCCTGGATCGCTCCCACCTTCGACTCAGCCCATCTCTCCTGTGCAGATATCTTCGCCTGAACCTGATCCGCCTTCTCCGCATACATCTAGTCCGCATATTTCCCAAGCTAAACCTTTGGTGCGATATGAGCTATCGGATAATCCAATGCCCAAGGCTTCGCCTCAGCCAGGAACGCCAAAGATAGCAGAGACTACCCAATTACCTTCTCAGCCATCTGTCCAGGCAAATCGAGCCCCCACGCAACGAGCAAGCGCCCCTTCCCGGCCATTACCAGATTACTTCTCCCAAGCGACATCGACTCCTCTACAGTCGAGGCCCACATCACGCCCTGCATCGGTTGAAGCGACTTCCAGTCCTATCACTGAATCAAAGCCGTTGGTGCGGTATGAACTTACAGACAATCCAATGCCCAAGGCTGCTCCTCGACCCAAAGCACCTGAACCTGCGCCAGCTCCTGCCCGGGCGCTTGTGCAAGCTCCTGCTCGACAGCCGAATGCCCCGGCCACCCCGTGGCCAATTCCAGCGAGTCGGCCTCAACCAGCGACTGCACCTCCTCAACCCCAGGTGCAAGGAGGGACCCGTCACCCTCCATTCACAACCGTATCGACCCCTGTTATTGAAACTCAGCCCTTGGGCCCTTCTGAACTTCCGTATGAACCTATAACTCTCATACCAGCTGAACCAGAGGTGCCGAATGTCACAAGGGATGTTCCTCAGTCGCCTGTTCGCTCACCTCGGAAACCGGTCGAGCCCACTCCGTTTCCTCAGGAAGAGCCTAGCCAAGCATCTGCTTCGCCTACTCGTCCAAAGCCATTGGCACCAGCAACGTCGCCGATGGTTCCCAACCATGTACCTCGGTATCAACTGTCTGACGGCCCGGTTTCTAAACCTGCAGTACGCTATCAACTTACGGACCCTCCGGTCTCCAAGCCCTCAACAGCTGGTCCTTCTCCTATCCCTACGTCGGGGCCCGAAGCCATTCTTACGAGCCATAGAGCCAACCTGAGACCGGTTTCCTCTACGAAGCCACCACCACAACCCAAGGCTCGGCCCCGTACTCCACCTTCTCCCATACCAGCTGCGTCGGTCCCTCTACCCCAGTCTCCAGTAAAACCAATCGCACCATCGAGACCAATAGCTGCGCCTAGGCCCCCGCCTCCGCCATTCCCTCGCTCCGGAGATCGTATAGTTGACCACCTACCACCCATGCAAGCTCAGCCATCCTCTCCCAAACGCCAGGATCCTGGTCCTCGAAGACCTCATCCCAAGGAATCCCAGACTCGGCCAATTGTTCCTATCGAGAGCGACGTATTTGGAGGTGAACAGCGGAGGGCATCGGATCCTCAGAGGGCTGGCGGCGAATCTCAGGCTGCTCAAAAGGCGAAGTATTTTGAATCACTTGCTGTAATGAAGAGGAATGACTCTTCCGAGAAACCTACGGTTTCTCCTCAAAAAACTCGTCAAATTCTCCAGCCTCAACAGGCCAACACGCACAAGCCGATTGTGGGAACCCGCCATGCACAAGCGCAGATTCGGTCGCTTCCAACCCAACCCCAGTCGCCTCCTAGGATGACTCCGGTCCGGACCGTTCACTCTCCTGTAGAAATCCTTGCACCTCGTCCTATTCCTTCTCCTCAGGCATCACCTATATTGAATCGGAACTTACCTTTGAGGTCACCTTCCCCTGTATTCACGGCAAATCCTGTCCCTCCCACCCTCCCCACCGCTCGATCATTGATTCCTATCACAAGCTCAGGTTTTGAAGTTCCAGTGATACTTCCTGGACGTGATGCTCGAGAACGGGCAGATGCTGCCCTTCGGGAAGCCGAATTATTCAGACTGAAGCGGGAGGCTATCACACGGGTACCGATGTGGCTCGGTAATGAGTACACTCCACAAGCGCCGCCACCTACGAGAGTAATCCGCTCATCCGACATGAATGGATTGCCCCTTCAGTCGTATTGGGATGTCCAACTTTCAACTCACGAAGAGCCTACTATG GAGGAGCTGCTTTCGCGAGAGTCAACCCCAGTGGGCCGAGTAGCCTATGACCCCCAGCTGAAGCATCCCCGACCTAGACCGGTTTCTTCTAGACCCCCTGCGCTAATGCCTAGCGATAGGGAGTTGATAGACAAACACAATATTCAACAATCTGCTcgaggaggacgaggaggccAAGTGACTTCTGTAACATCCATATGGGAGAACGGAAAAGACGGTTCCACCGCTGCTCCTGCTTCCGAACGGAAACATCAGGCAAAGAGATACACAGCACCAATGGGGATGTTTGGAATTACGGCTAAAGGTGTTTCGCCAAGCGAAGGGACAAGCACTGGCATGATCAAATCTACATCGGTCCCAGCAATGATCCACACAGGTCAAGCAGTTCCCATACTATCTTCCACCGCCTCTCTTGCTCGTCCCGTAGGTTCCTCGGGAAACCGAACCCGTATGATGTCGTTTGCGCCATCTATCCCCGAGTCACAATCTGACGACGCTTTGGTACGAAAGGCGAGTCAAACTTCGGATAATATCCCGGTTGGACAAGCAAAATTGAAGGAATTGATTGGAAAGTACCAGTCATGA
- a CDS encoding OsmC domain-containing protein, with protein sequence MFPVLRSLGKVPVFRHPLLQRRGVISLANTKYTATAIASGAGWDGRTELEDGSLTLDMAVPQEMGGTGNGKNPDQLLALGYACKYRNIPIMFTAKNKNIKLSNDVQVKAAVSFGDAEGSGFGLGVELTVIGADSALAQAAHEICPYSRLFKEGAEIKTAIE encoded by the exons ATGTTTCCAGTACTCAGATCGCTCGGTAAAGTCCCTGTCTTCCGCCACCCGCTCCTCCAACGTCGAGGGGTGATATCCCTGGCCAACACAAAG TATACAGCCACGGCCATTGCGTCTGGCGCAGGCTGGGATGGCAGAACCGAACTTGAAGATGGCTCACTTACCTTGGATATGGCCGTTCCTCAGGAAATGGGCGGTACAGGGAACGGGAAAAATCCTGACCAG CTTCTCGCCCTGGGATATGCTTGCAAGTACCGGAATATTCCAATTATGTTCA CCGCCAAAAATAAAAACATCAAGCTTTCAAACGATGTACAAGTCAAAGCTGCAGTTTCATTTG GCGATGCTGAAGGCTCTGGTTTCGGGCTTGGCGTCGAGTTGACCGTCATTGGGGCTGATTCAGCTTTAGCGCAAGCAGCGCATGAG ATATGCCCCTACTCCCGGCTCTTCAAAGAAGGAGCAGAGATTAAGACAGCAATTGAGTAA
- a CDS encoding protein arginine N-methyltransferase 5, which produces MNRSTYSRFVTVGLSGSRNEFRPDYVPSDNIQSEIDSALSANYDSISISLANERWKTRWQKMCLSGPQTPPNYSDSLQGQRSPARIKLENTASGLFKAPSDHKDAEIEMEAELWRAGGGFQRDEVNIMRNDQAEHVIGFISDWLELDSQIEGVRYDSEIALRQELQYASYLGISNVILPPPRRGQEITTYARAVKDCLTSSAVSPYMSLSVRIPVCDIPPEDGNAAKGVSDYEDELSATWQMWNTIRMVCGPTQRVSVALDLTPALPASSGVLARWSAEHVQHLILPATTFIPNGKGYPVLPKLTQGFLRDLFKNRPNIILSKTQASLHNLGGELAYIQYVRHLEKTSPFNVARDAPDGLTVESFGRGYEDYLQAPLQPLMDNLASMTYEVFEKDPVKYRQYEQAVYRALLDQSPESTTIICVAGAGRGPIVSNCIRAVERSGRDARIYAIEKNPSAFVTLQGRKAREWPDFVHIKFGDMRTVQLPEPVDILVSELLGSFGDNELSPECLDGAMRLLKPEGISIPASYTAYLAPISASRLYNDPSGLLRETKGAETPYVVMLHAINTLSGDEEDKHPRCGPKIQDCWTFEHPRKIVLDPQALPGGKTDPMDASPVATALREANEEIGLPVPSSAVHVLGVLTPFVSYYKLAVTPVIAFLSDLSLLEHLKPNPEEVDEIFDHPLEAILSPELAASLAPKPGRLLSERGSEKWRYEPEYHYMRDSAWLHGSQYRMHKFRSVTTPISGLTSDILILAAKIAYVRNTDYERYAENHVTPDIALGWAMEQHAEAARATSQPQASSAESHIEGLAD; this is translated from the exons ATGAATCGATCGACTTACTCTCGCTTTGTTACTGTTGGGCTCTCTGGTTCTCGTAATGAATTTCGACCCGACTACGTGCCCTCAGATAATATTCAATCTGAAATCGACAGTGCTCTCAGCGCCAACTATGATAGCATCTCTATTTCCTTGGCTAATGAGCGCTGGAAGACTCGTTGGCAGAAGATGTGTCTCAGTGGTCCCCAGACCCCACCAAATTATTCAGATTCGCTTCAGGGACAACGCTCTCCAGCGCGGATAAAACTTGAGAACACCGCATCGGGATTGTTCAAAGCTCCTTCTGACCATAAGGATGCAGAAATAGAGATGGAAGCAGAGCTCTGGAGAGCTGGGGGTGGGTTCCAGCGCGACGAAGTCAATATCATGCGGAATG ATCAAGCCGAACATGTCATTGGTTTTATTTCCGACTGGCTGGAGTTAGATTCTCAAATCGAAGGTGTTCGATATGACTCTGAAATA GCACTTAGACAAGAGCTCCAGTATGCCTCATACTTGGGAATATCAAACGTTATTTTACCACCTCCAAGGAGGGGCCAAGAGATAACCACGTATGCGCGCGCTGTCAAGGATTGCCTCACATCCTCTGCTGTCTCCCCGTATATGTCGCTTTCTGTCCGTATTCCGGTATGCGATATTCCGCCCGAAGACGGGAATGCAGCAAAGGGAGTGAGTGACTATGAAGATGAATTAAGCGCAACCTGGCAAATGTGGAATACTATCAGGATGGTCTGTGGCCCTACTCAACGAGTATCCGTCG CTCTCGATTTAACTCCTGCCCTCCCCGCTTCTTCAGGAGTGCTTGCCCGCTGGAGTGCGGAGCATGTTCAGCATTTGATACTGCCCGCCACCACATTTATTCCCAACGGAAAAGGCTATCCTGTTTTACCAAAACTCACGCAGGGATTCTTGCGGGATCTTTTCAAG AATCGCCCCAACATCATTTTATCCAAAACGCAAGCCAGCCTACACAATTTAGGCGGGGAacttgcatatatccaatatgtGAGGCACTTGGAAAAAACAAGCCCATTCAACGTAGCTAGAGATGCACCTGATGGTCTAACCGTTGAGAGCTTTGGACGCGGGTATGAGGATTATCTGCAAGCGCCGCTGCAG CCCCTAATGGACAACCTTGCGAGCATGACATACGAGGTCTTCGAAAAAGACCCGGTCAAATATCGGCAATACGAGCAG GCAGTTTACCGGGCGTTATTGGATCAAAGCCCGGAATCAACAAC GATCATTTGCGTTGCTGGTGCAGGGAGGGGCCCAATCGTTTCCAACTGTATCCGTGCAGTGGAGAGATCGGGACGAGATGCACGTATCTATGCCATCGAGAAGAATCCAAGTGCCTTCGTAAC GCTCCAAGGTCGCAAAGCCCGTGAATGGCCTGACTTTGTGCATATTAAATTTGGCGACATGCGAACCGTACAATTACCCGAACCGGTTGATATTCTAGTTAGCGAACTGTTGGGGTCGTTTGGGGATAACGAACTCAGTCCAGAGTGTCTCGATGGGGCGATGCGCTTGTTGAAAC CCGAGGGGATCTCAATCCCTGCTTCCTATACTGCTTACCTCGCTCCTATCTCTGCATCTAGGCTATACAACGACCCTAGCGGTCTCTTGAGGGAGACCAAAGGCGCTGAAACGCCGTATGTAGTTATGTTACATGCCATCAATACGTTAAGCGGGGACGAGGAAGACAAGCACCCCCGATGCGGCCCTAAAATCCAAGATTGTTGGACGTTTGAACACCCCAGGAAGATTGTGTTAGATCCGCAGG CATTGCCGGGTGGAAAAACAGATCCGATGGACGCTAGCCCCGTAGCCACAGCG CTTAGAGAGGCCAACGAAGAAATTGGGTTACCCGTTCCAAGCTCAGCCGTCCATGTTTTGGGTGTCTTGACTCCATTTGTGTCGTATTACAAGCTTGCAGTGACGCCCGTGATCGCTTTTTTGAGTGATTTATCGCTCTTGGAACATCTCAAGCCCAATCCCGAGGAAGTAGACGAGATATTTGATCATCCCTTGGAGGCAATCCTCTCGCCGGAACTTGCAGCAAGCTTAGCACCCAAGCCCGGTCGACTGTTATCCGAGCGTGGGAGTGAGAAATGGCGGTATGAACCCGAGTATCAT TACATGAGAGATTCGGCATGGTTACACGGAAGCCAATACCGCATGCACAAATTTCGATCAGTTACTACACCTATTAGTGGCCTAACTTCTGATATCCTT ATTTTAGCTGCGAAAATAGCATACGTCCGGAATACTGATTACGAGCGATACGCTGAAAACCATGTTACCCCCGATATTGCACTTGGGTGGGCCATGGAACAGCATGCCGAGGCCGCCAGGGCTACATCTCAGCCACAGGCATCAAGTGCTGAATCACATATCGAAGGTCTCGCGGATTGA
- a CDS encoding glutathione S-transferase yields the protein MAATKDSPIILYDLASRNNTPWSPNTYKTRLALIHKGLPFRVEYVSYPDIAPLMQKLGAAPAHPGGEFPYTVPVIADPSSEPGGEPIYVPDSWAISLYLERTYPPPKYPSLFPHGAIAVNRAMSATIGRTAYNAIADTAIALIGTNHILDDRGHEYFMRTREEGFGKPLVELLKEEEPKWSTEIREAWATLGKLLDLNGPMDQVGPFVLGKEISNADFMIAGVLVWLRRAEGPEGHRWKELFEWDGGRWAKIWQAIEELETKSTEV from the exons ATGGCCGCTACTAAAGATTCCCCCATCATACTTTATGATTTAGCAAGTCGAAACAATACACCATGGTCTCCGAATACATACAAGACTAG ACTTGCTTTAATTCACAAGGGGCTCCCGTTTCGTGTGGAATATGTATCATATCCCGATATCGCGCCGCTTATGCAGAAACTTGGCGCCGCTCCCGCCCATCCCGGCGGCGAATTCCCTTATACAGTTCCAG TGATCGCCGATCCTTCATCTGAACCAGGAGGCGAGCCGATTTATGTTCCGGACTCTTGGGCGATCTCGCTATACCTTGAACGCACATATCCACCTCCCAAATACCCTTCCCTATTTCCTCACGGCGCGATCGCAGTGAACCGTGCGATGTCTGCCACGATCGGCCGCACGGCCTACAACGCTATCGCTGACACTGCGATCGCGCTCATTGGCACAAACCATATACTGGACGACAGGGGGCACGAATACTTTATGCGAACTCGCGAGGAAGGGTTTGGGAAGCCGCTCGTTGAATTGCTCAAGGAGGAAGAACCGAAATGGTCTACTGAGATTAGGGAGGCTTGGGCGACGCTTGGAAAGCTGCTCGATTTGAACGGCCCGATGGATCAGGTTGGACCGTTTGTCCTGGGCAAGGAGATCTCAAATGCGGATTTCATGATTGCGGGTGTTCTGGTTTGGCTTCGTCGTGCAGAAGGCCCCGAAGGTCACCGTTGGAAGGAACTGTTTGAGTGGGACGGAGGGAGATGGGCTAAGATATGGCAAGCGATTGAAGAGCTGGAGACTAAATCTACTGAAGTTTGA
- a CDS encoding molybdopterin synthase small subunit translates to MAENSFTVLYFAAARTETGVHKEVIPLPPSSPGIPLSQLADLLVDRHPDTKLREVLDISSWSVNEEMVDDDQAHHVVLKGGEEVGVICPVSGG, encoded by the exons ATGGCTGAAAACAGTTTCACAGTTCTCTATTTTGCTG CTGCACGAACCGAAACTGGCGTTCACAAGGAGGTGATCCCATTACCCCCCAGTTCTCCCGGTATACCCCTTTCTCAACTCGCAGACCTTCTCGTCGACAGACACCCGGACACTAAACTCCGGGAAGTTTTGGATATTAGCTCGTGGAGTGTGAACGAGGAGATGGTCGATGACGATCAGGCTCATCATGTCGTTCTCAAGGGCGGAGAGGAGGTTGGGGTTATATGCCCGGTTTCTGGAGGCTGA